TCGGAGGAGCTTTAGCGAAAGCGGAGCCAACCGGTCAAAGTGACTAGTTCCGAGACAACGCCGACAAGCGAATCCAATAACTTCACCTAACTAGTTCAAATACTTCAGCCTAGCCGCGCCGTGGTTTCTTTGATCAACAACTTCGCTTTAAATTTACGAGACTGTGGCTTCGAATCCTCTTCATCATTATTGAGTCGGTATAACATCAATTCTGCCGTCGCATCGGCCAACTCTTCTAGTGGCTGGGCAATGGTGCTTAATTGACGAGGCAAGAACCGCCCCAAAGGAATATTATCCACCCCGATCACCGAAAGGTCTTCGGGCACACGAATGCCTCGCTCGCTCGCGGCGCGCATGGCACCAATGGCAGTTAAATCATTCATGGCGATGAGTGCAGTCGGTTTTGGTCCCGAAAAACCATCCAAGAACTCACCAAAGGTGTTACGTGCACTCAGCAAATCGTGTGCACACGGGATAAAGCTGTTTTGGCTTTCGGGGATGCCACGCTCCTTTAACATTTGATTAAACACATTCGGCCGATCCCCCGCCTCCTGCCCTTTCGCAAGTGCACAGAGAAACGCAAAACGCTCATGGCCCAAATCTAACAAATGCTCGACCGCAGCCGTAATGCCCGAAGAGAAATCCATCTCGACCGCATCAAAAGGAAACGGCTCTGTCGAAGGCCCCGTCAATGCGACAACGTGAGTGGATGTCTTTGCCGCACGTTTCAGAAAGTCCAAGTGGCTATTCAAGTCACTGACAAAATACGTCACCGCATCAATCTGACGATCGATGATCGAATCTAAACAATGCTTCTCATATTTCACATCCGTGCGGGAGTGCTCCAAGATGAGGTCATAGCCATTATCACGCATACGTTGCTCCAATAGATCCGCAAAGGTGGTATAAACAGGATTATGTAAATCCGGAATTACTAGGCCGACCGTCTTAAAGCTCCCGAGGCGTAAGCCCAATGCCGCTCGACTGGGCTTGTAGCCCAATTCTTCCGCCGCCTTAAAGACGCGGGCCGCCGTTTCCTTCGAAGCCCAAGAATTCGACCGACGATTTAAAATCGTCGATGCTGTATTAGTCGCGACACCCGCTCGCGCGGCTACATCTTTCAATCGTGCTCTCATTGGTTCAATTAGTAATATTCGGCGCTGATCAGTTGCAATCCAGATAAGTTCAAATTGCTTAGTGATGAATATCAGAGGATGCATCTGCACTGCCCCAGCGGCAAGCTTTCTAGAGGAAAAACCTAAGAATCCCTCAAGTTGCTGTAAAGAAGTAGCTTGCGTTAATATGAAGAAAAACCGCAAGAACCATAAGAAACAATTCTTGACAGTGCGATAGGAATTGTTTCTTGTGCGAGGAGATAAACCTCTCATCAAAGCTTACAAAAACCATTTTCAAGCTAACAACTCACCCATAACACACATCACTACTATGAAAAAAACACCCCTACTCCTCACTTCAATGTTCGCAGCGTCCATTTCGATGCAGGCGCAGGTAATCTTCCAAGACGGCTTCTCCACCAGCTCAGGGAATAACAATTTGGATATAAACGACAGCATCGGTGTCACTCGCCAAACAGCAGGCACCACCTCCACCTATACTCATACGGGGTCGACATCGCAGTCCAATGTGTCAACAAATGATGATGGCACCACCAATAATGGTAATACTGCAGGAAATTCGATGGGGCGCATTCGTAACAATGAGCAAACTGGCGGTGCATCTAACGCCTTCCTTAGTTTAGATACAAATTTCGGCAGTTCACTCGCGGGTGAAGTTTATACCATCTCCTTCGACCTTCATTACAAATCACGCGTCACAGACTCGACCGACCAGTGGATCTCATTCGCGATCGGCGATAGCGTCGCTCCTCAAGCCCCAAGCGCAGCAGGCAGCGACTTTGGAATCCTGCTTCGCCCAGACGGCGTCAACCCAGCCAATAATAACTTAACACGCTATTATAGTGATGGAATACTTAGCGCGAGCGATGATTACACAAGCACTCCTTCCTTCACATCGAGCTATGTTAATTTCATAGTTACAGTGAATGAGACAGGTGCCGGCACCACCATTGGCGCGACAGCGAACGGCACAGCAATACTCAGCGATTTCGCAGCCGACTTTGCAACAGGTGATCGCTACTTCGCATTCGGCAGCCACTTAGGTTCTGGTGTATCTGCATTCTCTGACGTGTTCTTAGACAATCTAACTATCACCGTCGTTCCCGAGCCAAGCACCTATGCCCTCATCGGTGGTCTACTGGCTCTTGGATTTGCATCCATCAAGCGTCGCAAATAATTTTTCATTAGGGTTATATAGGGTAAAAGGGCAGCCTTCGGGCTGTCCTTTTTTTTTGCTGAATTCTTCGTTACAACAAGAAACAAGAAACCTTTCTTATTGCCTTTTCAGATATCTTGGTGATGCTAATTTTCTCGTAACTAACCCCATTTAGATCAACGAGCATTTCCTAAAGCCTCATGAGTTCTACACATATCCCCCACATTCCTGGTCAAAAGCGCGTGCCCTTGCGCACGAAAGTCACTTGGGGCTGTGGGGGGCTGGCGGACAATTTCATGTTCAACACCTTGACCGCGCTCGGCACGCTGGTCTACGTGCAGCACTTTGGCTTGAGTCCAGCGCTGGCGGGCATGGCCTTGGCATTTCCGCGTTTAATCGATGCCTTTACCGATCCGTGGATCGGCAACTTGTCCGACAATCTTAAAACAAAATACGGGCGTCGCCGCCCCTTGATGTTTTTCGGAGTCATTGCCTGCGCCCTACTGCTCCCCTTATTGTGGACACCGATGGGAGCAGAAACCGCGCAGAACCCATGGTTCAGTAATATCCCGTTTTTTTACATCGTCACGATTGGCAGCCTGCTTGCCGTCGCCTACACACTTTTTGTAGTACCCTATACTGCGCTGGGTTTCGAGCTCACGCCGAACTACGATGAACGAACGCGCGTCATCGTCTGGCGGATGTATATAGGGCTCATCGGATCGGTCTCCGCCGGTTGGCTCTTTCGGCTCGCAGCGGCAGATACCTTTCCGAACTTAGGTGAAGGTGCTTTCTGGGTCACAGTGGGGGTGGCTGTCATCGTTTTAATCTCCGGCTTGATTCCAACCTTCGGTTGCAAAGAAGACCTTGAAATTGAAACGCAGGAACCGATCAAACTTTTGCCTGCGATCAAATACACGATGACGAACAAGCCTTTCGTCATCTTATTCATCGCCTACGTCACCATCATCGTCGCGCTCTTCTCCGCGCAAAGCATCGCACCGCTATTGATGTTGCACTACGTCTTCAATGGCAGCGAAAAAGCGATTGGCGACTTCACCGGATGGTTCACCACACTCGCGGTTGGCTTATCGTATGGCAGCATGTTTTTCATCGGCTATCTTTCGACACGCTTCAACAAGCGCTCGGCCATGTTGGTCGGCCTATGCTTTGTCCTCCTCGGTACCATTTTGAATTTCTTCGCGATCGATCCACGCTGGCCCTGGGCGCTCTACGTGGTCGGCGGCATTACCTTCATTGGCATGCAAGGTTGCTGGCTGATGATCGACTCGATGGTCGCCGACGTCTGTGATGACGACGAACTCGAAACCGGACGCCGCCGCGAAGGCATGTTTAGTTCCGTCAAAGGCTTCGCACTCAAAGCAGCCCAAGGCATAACTTTCGGGCTCGGTGGTTACATGGCAACAGCCGCAGGCTACGACCCGCAAGTGGTCGATGCCTCTGGCTTGGACGAAGCAACCGCCGTCAAAATGAAAGCCCTACTCATCGGCTTTCAGTCACTCGGCCTGGTGCTTGCGATCTTTTTAATGTGGTTCTACCCGATTAGCCGTCAACGTGCCGAAGAAACGCAACGTTTACTCGAAGCCAGAGCGGGCAAAGACACATAGCGCATACCGCGACACAAGGCCACAGGGCAAGATGCCCTGCTTCCAAAAACGGAACAAGGGCATCCTTGCCCTTGAATCACCTTTCTGACTCACAAGTCAGTGCTTCGTTCTCATACAAACTAAACTGCGAAGGATTCAGTTTCGCTTTTGCTGGATTATTACGGATATAGCGGACACAACGTTCAAAATGAGTCCGATCGCGAATCAAGCGATCCCAATAACCCGCACTCCAAAATTCACCAGTATGCTTCGTCGTCTTCATAATCTGCTGCGACGAATAACTTTTCCATGTATGCAAAATATCTTCCAGCAGGCAACCGCTCAAAGGTTGAAATAAAATATGCACATGATTGGGCATGATGACGTATGACCGAACAGCATGACGCTCACCTTCAAAATGCGAAAGTGCTCCCTCGACGATTAAACGAAGCGTTGGGTCACTGAGCGCACACGATCCGCTGCCCGGATCCAACCATCGCTCAATCCGCAGCGGAAAGCGCTCACGGTATTCGGCACGCGTCGATGCATCCCAAGGCAACGGTTGTTTCTCGAACCAAATCCTGCGTTCGGATGACCAACCGCGCAAAACATTTTCAGGTAGGGAGTCCGCCATGCGCCATGTAACAAAAACAAAAGCCTCCCCTTGCTGCCAGTGCGGCAGATTCAGGCCGTGCTGGTCGATGTGCGCATAGGGGTTGAGAAACTCACTCATCTAGAAGTGGATGTTAGAAATTTAGACCGCGAACGCCAGCCAGAAATTAGAGTCGCCACTCGCAGCAGCACAGGGCAAGGATGCCCTGTTTCCAAAACTGGAACAAGGGCATCCCTGCCCTTGAATGAAGACCATGCGACACTCGCAGCTCCACAGAGCAAGATGCCCTGTTTCCAAAACCGGAACAAGGGCATCCCTGCCCTTGAATGAAGACCATGCGACACCCACAACGCCACAGGGCAAGGATGCCCTGTTTCCTAAACCGGAACAAGGGCATCCCTGCCCTTGAATGCGTCACGCTACGGCTCTGTCACTTCGACCTTGTAAAACGCGCGACCATGCAAGCTGGGATCTTCGAGACTAAGTGTGCCGTCCGTGGCGATCGTCGCACTAATGTCCACTTCGAGCCAATCAGCATCAGTCAAATTCAACTTGCGCAAGAGTCGATAGACTCGCCCCGCCTTGGCATTCACATCAACCACAAACGCATCACTTGTTTTTTGCACCTGGGGCGCCAACCAGTCGCTTGCATTCTTGGGATGAGTGCCGGCGATATACTCGAAATAATCCGAATCGCCATCCGTATCGCTGTCCGCATATGGATCGGCTGCCATGTCACTACCGAAGTGCTGCAATTCCCAATCGTTCGGCAATTGATCGGAGTCGATATCGTCGGGTTTACCGGGGTAGCCAATCCGCTCCTTAGACACGATGAATTGATCGAAGCGAGCATGCTCATCCTTCTGGGCATTCCAATGATCACCACTACTGCCGCCAAAGAAGGTGCTAAAGAATACCCATGCGATCTGCGCGCTGGATGTGCCCGCATCTCGAAAATCAAAGCCCGGATATGTGGCGGCTTTGACGCCGTCAAACCAACCTTCAGCCAATCCGTCCTGTTGCCCCGGAGTATTTAACTTCATGTGAATCTCGATATGATGCCAGCGCCCGGGAACGAAGATCGCTTGAAAACCTTCGGTATTCCACCAGAAACGATCGCCCGGATCGTTCAAATGCTCGGACGGCACATGAATATAAAACTCGGCCCATCCGTTCTCGCGCCACATCAAGCGCCCCGACCACTCATGCGTGCGATCGTCGAAAGACACTGCCCCTCCGAGCCCGGGCAACTTACCGCCCAGCACAAAGTCAAAGTCAGGATCAAAGCGCAACCAGTAGCTAAAATACAGTTCATCGTATTCGCCTTTTAAATCCATGAACCATTGCGCACCACTGCCATTCGACTGCTTACCGCCTTCCGGATAAAGCACCCGAACGGATTTCCCGCTACCATTATAAGCAATCGTATCGTCCACTTCGAGCCGGCCTTCGTCGGGACCGTTCGCCCACTTGGTGCCGGGCCACAGGGCTTTCCATTCACGATCGGTCTGTGCGCCTGTGGGAAAGTCATCGACCGTTTCATAGAGCAACACGACTGCATCGACTGGTGGCGCATCCACTTCGTCGAGCGCATAGCCACCATACTCGAGATAGAGCCGCGCCAGTGCCCCCGTAAAAGCGGCGTTATAATCCATGGCCACTTCGTTGCGTTGATAGTCGCTGCGATCATCCACATAGGCATCGTCGATTCCAGGGCCACCGACCAAGGCACCGTAGAGCACGTGTTGGTTATCGTTGGGGCTATCAATATTGTTCGTCGTCGAGGCGTGGGCATTGCGATGATGCGGATTGATCGGCGGATTGACTCCGAAGCCACAGACGTAGCTGCGATTCTGTGGGTTACTGCCTAAGGCGTAGTTGATTTGCGCCTTCGCAAAATCTGAATAACGCGCATCGGGGTCGTTGACTTTATCGGCATACACCAAAGCACAAAACGCAGTATTGGCGGCGTAACGCAAGGAGCCCCACTCGTCCAGCCATGCCAAGCCGCCTGGCGTATAGTTCA
The nucleotide sequence above comes from Coraliomargarita algicola. Encoded proteins:
- a CDS encoding LacI family DNA-binding transcriptional regulator, whose product is MRARLKDVAARAGVATNTASTILNRRSNSWASKETAARVFKAAEELGYKPSRAALGLRLGSFKTVGLVIPDLHNPVYTTFADLLEQRMRDNGYDLILEHSRTDVKYEKHCLDSIIDRQIDAVTYFVSDLNSHLDFLKRAAKTSTHVVALTGPSTEPFPFDAVEMDFSSGITAAVEHLLDLGHERFAFLCALAKGQEAGDRPNVFNQMLKERGIPESQNSFIPCAHDLLSARNTFGEFLDGFSGPKPTALIAMNDLTAIGAMRAASERGIRVPEDLSVIGVDNIPLGRFLPRQLSTIAQPLEELADATAELMLYRLNNDEEDSKPQSRKFKAKLLIKETTARLG
- a CDS encoding PEP-CTERM sorting domain-containing protein (PEP-CTERM proteins occur, often in large numbers, in the proteomes of bacteria that also encode an exosortase, a predicted intramembrane cysteine proteinase. The presence of a PEP-CTERM domain at a protein's C-terminus predicts cleavage within the sorting domain, followed by covalent anchoring to some some component of the (usually Gram-negative) cell surface. Many PEP-CTERM proteins exhibit an unusual sequence composition that includes large numbers of potential glycosylation sites. Expression of one such protein has been shown restore the ability of a bacterium to form floc, a type of biofilm.) translates to MKKTPLLLTSMFAASISMQAQVIFQDGFSTSSGNNNLDINDSIGVTRQTAGTTSTYTHTGSTSQSNVSTNDDGTTNNGNTAGNSMGRIRNNEQTGGASNAFLSLDTNFGSSLAGEVYTISFDLHYKSRVTDSTDQWISFAIGDSVAPQAPSAAGSDFGILLRPDGVNPANNNLTRYYSDGILSASDDYTSTPSFTSSYVNFIVTVNETGAGTTIGATANGTAILSDFAADFATGDRYFAFGSHLGSGVSAFSDVFLDNLTITVVPEPSTYALIGGLLALGFASIKRRK
- a CDS encoding MFS transporter — translated: MSSTHIPHIPGQKRVPLRTKVTWGCGGLADNFMFNTLTALGTLVYVQHFGLSPALAGMALAFPRLIDAFTDPWIGNLSDNLKTKYGRRRPLMFFGVIACALLLPLLWTPMGAETAQNPWFSNIPFFYIVTIGSLLAVAYTLFVVPYTALGFELTPNYDERTRVIVWRMYIGLIGSVSAGWLFRLAAADTFPNLGEGAFWVTVGVAVIVLISGLIPTFGCKEDLEIETQEPIKLLPAIKYTMTNKPFVILFIAYVTIIVALFSAQSIAPLLMLHYVFNGSEKAIGDFTGWFTTLAVGLSYGSMFFIGYLSTRFNKRSAMLVGLCFVLLGTILNFFAIDPRWPWALYVVGGITFIGMQGCWLMIDSMVADVCDDDELETGRRREGMFSSVKGFALKAAQGITFGLGGYMATAAGYDPQVVDASGLDEATAVKMKALLIGFQSLGLVLAIFLMWFYPISRQRAEETQRLLEARAGKDT
- a CDS encoding transposase, whose translation is MSEFLNPYAHIDQHGLNLPHWQQGEAFVFVTWRMADSLPENVLRGWSSERRIWFEKQPLPWDASTRAEYRERFPLRIERWLDPGSGSCALSDPTLRLIVEGALSHFEGERHAVRSYVIMPNHVHILFQPLSGCLLEDILHTWKSYSSQQIMKTTKHTGEFWSAGYWDRLIRDRTHFERCVRYIRNNPAKAKLNPSQFSLYENEALTCESER